The window CGATCCTGTCGCCGCGTTTCGCGCCGGATGGCAAGCGTATCGCCTATGTCTCGTTCGAGCAGAAGCGTCCGCGCATCTTCATCCAGCACATCGATACCGGTCGCCGTGAACAGCTGACCAACTTCGAAGGCCTGAACGGTGCGCCAGCCTGGTCGCCGGACGGTACCCGCCTGGCGTTCGTCCTGTCCAAGGACGGCAACCCGGACATCTACGTGATGAACCTGGGTTCGCGCCAGATCAGCCGCGTGACCAGTGGCCAGGGCATCAACACCGAACCGTTCTGGGGCAAGGATGGCTCGACCATCTACTTCACCTCCGACCGTGGCGGCAAGCCGCAGATCTACAAGACCAACATCAATGGTGGTGGTGCCGAGCGCGTGACGTTCATCGGCAACTACAACGCCAACCCGAAACTGTCGGCTGATGAAAAGACGCTGGTGATGATCCATCGCCAGGACGGTTTCACCAACTTCCGGGTGGCGGCTCAGGATTTGCAGCGCGGTACTGTAAAAATCCTTACAGACACCAACCTTGATGAGTCAGCTACTGTTGCGCCAAACGGCACCATGGTAATCTACGCCACCGCCCAGCAGGGCCGGGGAGTCTTGATGCTCGTGTCCATCAACGGACGCGTAAGGCTCCCGCTTCCTACCGCTCAAGGCGAAGTCAGAGAACCTTCCTGGTCCCCTTACCTGAACTGACGCGGCGCTATACGTTTTACTTAACACACTGGGGTTCATTAGGAGTTTCACGATGGAAATGCTGAAGTTTGGTAAATTTGCTGCGCTGGCTCTGGCCATGGCTGTAGCTGTAGGTTGCTCGTCCAAAGGCGGCGACAACGCTGGTCAAGGCGCTGTTGATCCTAACGCTGGCTACGGTGCAAACACCGGTGCAGTTGACGGCTCCCTGAGCGAAGAAGCAGCTCTGCGCGCAATCACCACCTTCTACTTCGAATACGACAGCTCGGACCTGAAGCCAGAAGCCATGCGCGCTCTGGACGTTCACGCCAAGGACCTGAAAGCCAACGGCAACCGCGTTGTCCTGGAAGGCAACACCGACGAACGTGGTACTCGTGAGTACAACATGGCACTGGGCGAGCGTCGTGCGAAAGCCGTTCAGCGCTACCTGGTTCTGCAAGGTGTTTCCCCAGCTCAACTGGAGCTGGTTTCCTACGGTAAAGAGCGTCCAGTCGCTACTGGCCACGACGAGCAGTCCTGGGCTCAAAACCGTCGCGTCGAACTGCGTAAGTAATTCGTCATGCGAACGTGCCGTCGTGCTGTAACTGTATTGGCTCTCAGCATCATGCCGCTTGCGGCATTTGCTGCGGTTCCTGTGGTCGATGACAACTCCGGCTATAACAATAGCGGTGGAAGTTATCCGCCAGCGGGTTACGGTACGAACGGCGCCTATGCCGGGTCAGGGGCTTCGGCTCCTGTCTCGGCACAGGGCGAACTGTTCAACCAATTGCAACGCATGCAGGAGCAGATTGCGCAGCAACAGGGCGTGATCGAAGTTCTGCAAAATGATGTAGCGCGCATGAAGCAGGAAAGCCTGGAGCGATACCAGGATCTTGATCGGCGCATAGGCAGTGGCGTCGCTCCGGCGGCTGCGGCTCCTGATAATTCTTCCAGCGGTGGCAACACGAATGCCGCCGCCGGTGCAGCACCGGCTGCCCAGGCCCCTGCGGCCAGCAGCGAGCCGGGTGATCCGGCGAAGGAAAAGCTCTACTACGATGCTGCCTTCGACCTGATCAAGGCCAAGGACTTCGACAAGGCCAGCCAGGCATTTGGCGCATTCCTGCGCAAGTACCCCAACAGCCAGTACGCCGGCAACGCCCAGTACTGGTTGGGTGAAGTGAACCTGGCCAAGGGCGACCTGCAAGGTGCCGGCCAGGCCTTTGCCAAGGTCAGCCAGTTGTATCCCAAGCATGCCAAGGTGCCTGACTCGCTGTACAAGCTGGCTGACGTAGAGCGTCGCCTGGGTCACACCGACAAGGTCAAGGGCATCCTGCAGCAGGTCGTTTCCCAGTATCCGGGCACCTCGGCTGCCCAGTTGGCCCAGCGGGACCTGCAGCGCATGTAAGGCGTTGTCGACCCGAATCAAGAAACCCGCGCTTGTCGCGGGTTTTTTCGTTAGAATTGTTGCCCTTTTTATGAAACACGCCGTTCTGGACTATGCGATTGCAGGTTCATTGCGGTGCCTGACGGAGGCGGACAGCCTGTTTAGCTGTTACGCCCGTGGCGGATATGCAAGACACATTGAGAATCACCGAAGTTTTTTACTCGTTACAGGGTGAAACGCGGACTGCTGGGCTGCCCACGGTCTTTGTGCGCCTGACGGGTTGCCCCCTGCGCTGCCAGTATTGCGACAGTGCCTACGCCTTCAGCGGCGGTACCCTCATGTCGCTGGACAGCATCCTTGAACAGGTCGCCAGCTACCGGCCGCGCTACGTCTGCGTGACGGGCGGCGAGCCGTTGGCCCAGCCCAATGCCATTCCCCTGCTCAAGCGGCTCTGTGACGCCGGTTACGAGGTGTCCATCGAGACCAGTGGGTCGATGGATATCTCGCCGGTGGATACCCGCGTCAGCCGGGTGGTCGACCTGAAGACCCCGGGGTCGAAGGAAGTCCACCGAAACCGCTACGAGAACATCGAGCAACTGACCGCCAACGATCAGGTCAAATTCGTCATCTGTTCGCGCGAAGACTACGACTGGTCGGTGTCCAAGCTGATCCAGTACGGTCTGGAGAAGCGCGCCGGAGAAGTGCTGTTCTCACCGAGCCACCATGATCTGCCTGCCCGTGAGCTGGCGGACTGGATCGTTGCGGACAACCTGCCGGTACGCTTGCAGATGCAATTGCACAAATATCTTTGGAATGACGAGCCGGGGCGCTGACATGACCACTCAAGCAAGCACTGAAAAGAAAGCGGTAATCCTGCTGTCCGGCGGCCTCGACTCGGCGACCGTGGTGGCCATGGCGCGTGCCCAGGGCTACAGCTGTTACACCATGAGCTTCGACTACGGCCAGCGCCACCGTGCCGAACTGCAGGCCGCCGCACGGGTGGCCCGGGACCTGGGCGCGATCGAGCACAAGGTGATCGGCCTGAACCTGAACGGTATCGGCGGTTCGGCGCTGACCGACAGCTCCATCGATGTACCGGAAACGCCGGGCGAAGGGATTCCTGTCACCTATGTGCCCGCACGCAACACGGTATTCCTCTCCCTGGCACTGGGCTGGGCCGAAGTGCTGGGCGCGCGGGACATCTTCATCGGGGTCAACGCGGTGGACTACTCCGGCTACCCGGATTGCCGTCCCGAGTTCGTCGAGGCATTCGAAACCCTGGCCAACCTGGCGACCAAGGCAGGGGTGGAGGGTGATGGTTTTCGTATCCAGGCACCGCTGCAGAACCTGAGCAAGGCCGATATCGTGCGTGAAGGTGTGCGCCTGGGTGTCGACTATTCGCTGACAGTATCCTGCTACCAAGCGGATGCTGACGGCTTTGCATGTGGGAAATGTGACAGCTGCCGCCTGCGTGCGGAGGGCTTCGCTGCGGCCGGAATCGACGACCCAACGAAATATTTTTGATTTTTTTCGTGTAGGGTGTTGAATTCCCGTTATAAATCAGTATTATACGCGCCACCACACAGCGGGTCGTTAGCTCAGTTGGTAGAGCAGTTGGCTTTTAACCAATTGGTCGTAGGTTCGAATCCTACACGACCCACCATATTCAGCAGTACTTGAAGAATCCGGAAGGCCCACGACAGTGAGGATTTCCGGATTTTTTTTCGTCTGTGGAAAAGCCAGGTGCGCTGCTTTTCGCAGCCCTTCGGATCGTGTCCCAGGACGTGGTGTAACTCATCATCGCTCTGGCCACTGAGTTTGCCGTTTAGTTGATCACGGCCGACAGCTTGGCCTGCGGATTATCGCTGACCGCCTCGAAGGCCTCCAACTGCATATAGCGCCGTTGCAGGCACCACTCGTCGTTCTGCTCCAGCAGCATCGCCCCAACCAACCGTGTAATCGCCGGATCGTTGGGGAAGATGCCCACCACTTCGGTACGCCGCTTGATCTCAGCGTTTAGCCGTTCCAGCGGGTTAGTGCTGTGCAACTGCTGTCGATGTGCCTTCGGGAAGGCCATGTGCGCCAGCACTTCATCTTCGCAACCGTCCATGAGCGTGGCGATCTTGGGGTATTTCTCACGAAGTTGTTCAGCCACCAGCCGCCATTGCTGATGGCATTCGGTTCGACTGTCCTGGGCAAACACCGTGCGCAGCAAGGCCGCTACCATGGTGCGCTGGCCCTTGCCGACATGGGCCATGGCATTGCGCATGAAGTGAACGCGACAGCGTTGCCAGGTCGCGTGGAAAACCTTGGAAACAGCGGCCTTGAGCCCTTCGTGAGCGTCAGAGATCACCAGTTTCACACCCCGCAGCCCGCGTCGCATCAGGCTTCTCAGGAAGTCCGTCCAGAACGGTTCGGCTTCCGACGGGCCAACCCGCATACCCAGCACCTCGCGCCCGCCGTTGGTGTTCACGGCCACAGCGATTATGACGGCGACCGAGACGATGCGCCCGGCCTCCCGCACCTTGACGTAGGTAGCGTCAATCCACAGGTAGGGCCAATCGCCCTCAAGCGGTCGATCAAGGAAGGCGTGGACGCGCTCATCGATCTCGCCAGCGAGCCTGGATACTTGGCTTTTCGAGATGCCGGACATGCCCATGGCCTTGACCAGTTCGTCGACCGAGCGCGTCGAAACGCCCTGGATATAGGCTTCCTGGATCACGGCTGCCATGGCCTTTTCGGCGGTGCGTCGTGGTTCGAGAAAACCGGGAAAATAGCTGCCCTGGCGCAGCTTGGGGATCTTCAGGTCAACGTCGCCAGCGCGAGTTTGCCAGAGGCGATCGCGGTAGCCGTTGCGGCTGTTTGTTCGGTCAGGGCTTTTGACGTCGAAACCGGCGCCGCACAAGCCCTCGACGTCGAACTCCATCATGCGCTGGGCAACAAACTGGATCATTTGCTTGAGCAGATCAGCGTCTGCCCCTTTCTCAACCAACTCGGTCAATGCGATAGTGGGCTTGGTCATCGTGGTTTCCTGGTGAAGGTTAAGTCCGCAAACTCAACGTTAGCCAAGAACCACGATGACCCACCTCTTTCGCCCGCAGGGCGCCTTCGGTTGGTTCAGTTACACCACTTCTAGGGACACGATCGCCCTTCGATGGCCTCTTCATATCTCCTTACGTTCAGTTTCGGCGATTGCCTCAAGCCCGATCGATCTGTGTCGATTCCAAACGTGTCTGTATCGAAACATTGCTGAAGATTTGTTGACGCCACAGATACGTCTCTCTACTATCGCGACATCATATTGATATCACTTCTATTTCGAGCGCTCACGCAGACATTCGCTCACCTTCACGGTGAGTCCTGCGCTGTGAACTCCTAATCGCCTTCGTGCATCGAGACACTACATGGACGTTCGTCAGTTCGCCTTCCTGGCGGGGCAGCCTTCTGCGGCCCTGAAAAACCGTGACCATTTCTTCGGATTGCCGAAACGCGGGATCGCTTTCCTGCTGGCGAACGTCATGTTCTGGCTGTAGTGGTTTACTAACCCGGACACCTTTTTGGGCGAGAATAATCGCCATACAGAGGTGTTCGATGAGCAGACGACGACTTACTTTCACCCCGACCTTCAAGCGTGAGGCTGCCAACCTGGTGCTTGACCAAGTCCACAGTTGCCTTGAGGCCGCCAAATCCCTCGACGTGAATGAGAGCTTATTACGCCGCTGGGTCGCCCAGTTGCAACTGGAGCGTGGAGGCGTTACGCCCACTGCCAAGGCGTTCACACCGGAGCAGCAGACGATCCAGGAGCTTCAGGCCCGCATCTACGCCCATCTGACGCCGGCGGCGTCGTATTGATGCACGAACGCAGGCTTATGTCAGTCGACGTCTCGCAGAGGGACATTCGAAGCTGGAAGCTACCCCCTGCCTAAAGCGCTACATCGCACGGGAGGTCTACAGCATTATCCAGAGGCGAAATAGCATCATCAACCAAAGCGCAGTATCCGCTTGACACTTAGAAGGGCGTCCAGGGTAGCCAATATGGCAGCCGCAGTTTTCGCCAGCGGCTCTGGCGCTATCGAATAACCCAAAGCATGAGCCGACGCAGAAATTGCTACGACAACGCCCCCATGGAGCGGCTGTTTCGTAGCTTGAAAACGGAGTGGGCGCCGACGGTGGGTTACATGACGACAGCGTTGGCCGTGCAGGACATCGGCTGCTATCTCATGTAGCGGTACAACTGGACGAGGCCGCATCAGCGCAACGGTTTCGTACCGCCGGCTGTTGCGGAAGAAAAACTCAATTCTGTGTCCGGGAATTTTTGACCACTACAAAGGTTATTTGACTTCAGATGTAAATGTTTATTCATTGATGTAAGCTTAATATGAAGATATATTTTTTTGGGGAGAGTCTTTTGATGAGTTGGCTCCTCGTTGTGTTTCAAATGTTTGTAATGCGGCAGGAGTTGATTTGCTAGGGTGTCTCTTAATGGATGACGGTGGGATACCGTATCTTGAGACTGTCCCATGGCTTGATCAGGGTCTTTTGGTCGTGAGTTCGGTGCGCTCAGGAGAAATTAGGGATGGGGAGTGGGGGCGAGATTGTTGGGGCGCAAATCTTAATTTGGATCGAGTCAGAATATATTCTCACTATGACGAGAATTATTTTGTAGACATGAATATTGATAATTTTGAGAGCGCTTTGTCGGAGTGGAAAGAATTTATTCTCTCCGGCTGCCCCTCCACTTAGTAATCGAGAAACGGGGACTAGAGAAACGGGGCGGATTTATTTTTTACCCTGCTGAGAAAATAAATTCGTCCCCGTTTCTAGGGTATGGTGGAAGAGCTTTTGTTTACCCCAGAGAATGTAAAAGTACCTAGGGGTTCGAGGCGGACCGCAATGGGTAAAAAGGGCGAGATACTGAAGTTGGTCGACATGCCAAGGTATGCAGCCAGGGTGGTACTTGTGATGAATATAACTTGTTTCCGCAAGATGGAGATTTTAATAACTCTTCTTATAAGGTTTTTATGAAATAAAAATTAGGGTGGCTTAAAAAATCCTGAGTAGGTGGTGGGTAGAATAATCGTAAATATAATCGAGAAGATCCGGGGTCGATTAGGTCTAATTCTTTGGAGTTGAATTATACGTTGAATGGTAAAATTCAGGTCGTATTTTTTTAAAATGAAGCAAAGAGTATCCTAAGGATTATTGAATGATTGATAAAGATTTTGAGTTGGTTAAAGGTATATTTTCTTTAGTCGAGTCCGGGATTGTGAATGGCTATGACTATTTTCGCTATGAAGCAAGGTTTTTTGAGGGCTATGTGGAAACTGAACTCCTTGTGGAGAATGGCGGTGTTGAGTCGGAAAACGCGGAGACTGATTTCAATGGTGCGGTTCTGTATGATTTACTAAAAAAACTGAAGTTAAGTGCCGATGGGCGTGGCGAAGATTGGAAGTCTTTCGTAATGTCTTATCGGCGAGGAGAAAAAAGTTGTGACGAATTTTAAATGCTGATGTATTCGAAAAGGAGAAGCGGGGACGTGAGAAGCAGGGTGGACTTATTTTTACTCTATTGGGAAATAAATCCGTCCCCGTTTCTTCCCGCTTCTTCCCAAATGATCATATTGGGAAGGCAGATATTGTCCCGCTGGATTATAGGAACTTAACCTCTGCTAACCAAAGCATGGTAAATTCATGGATAAAAAATCTTACTTCTGAGCAGCAGAGCAAGATACTTATTTTGAGGTGAGTTATGGGTATGTATATTTCCATAGGTGAGGGTACTGGCTGGTCTGCTTCCGGCGGAGTTTTTGATTGTATTGTTGAAGCGACGAGAAAATTGTTCAAGGATGATGAGCAGTTTTGCCTGAAATCAATCTACGCGCCGCTTGATGAGCAGGGGCAAAGCTTCATTAGCTTGGATTATGTTGATGAGAATTGCTTTAATTTGTTTTATTTGTATTGTGAGAAGGCAATGGAGGATTTTTCTCTTTCGGAAAGAGCGGAGCTTATTACAGAGGCTCGCGTTCCTGGAGTTTTATTTGGGTGGTCTGAAGTTTTAAGGGTTATGCGGGAGGACCCTCGATACCGAGAACCTTTATAAAAATAGGTTTCTCACGGATTTTCGGAAAAGTCATTCTTGATCTTCATGAATAAAAACTCGCTGCCCCGTGTGCATGGACCATGCGCCCCCTGCTGAGGATGCCACGCCAATAGCCCTTCAGTCTCTTCAGGAGAAACGGGGACGCCCATTAGCCGGTCTCGCGTCAAGGTCAAAAGCCACCTCGCCCTGCTGTTTTTAACTGCAGGGTTTGTCCTTTAACTCAACCTGATCGGTTGAACCCATCGAACCCGTTTTCTCAAGTATTGGCTACGACCGAGTCGTGCCTGACACCTATTTGGATCAAACGGTCGCGATACTGCACGCGCCGCCCTGGCAGCTAACTGCTCCAGAGAAACGTTGGTGCCGCCAAGATGTCCAAAACGTGTCGCAGAACTATGGCTCGTGCAAATGTACGTCCAGTCCCAACGGTCTCACTTGGCAGACGACCGGGTTACAACACACTCAGGCGGTGAAAGCCGGCTTCCACTCAGATTTTGTGGTTCACGCCTAGTCCCCCGTTTGGTTGGCCGGCCATCACCTTAACTTGTCTTTTAGACGAAACAGCGTTTGGCATCGAAAGGCTGTTTCTCCTTCAGGATGCGGTAA of the Pseudomonas vanderleydeniana genome contains:
- the tolB gene encoding Tol-Pal system beta propeller repeat protein TolB, which encodes MAVADEKNILVTSGTDRATPIAVVPFGFQGGSVLPDDMAQIIGDDLRNSGYYSPIPRQNMISLPTQASEVIYRDWKALGAQYIMVGSIVPAGGRLQVQYALFNVATEQQVLTGSVSGSVDQLRDMAHYISDQSFEKLTGIKGAFSTRMLYVTAERFSVNNTRYTLQRSDYDGARAVTLLQSREPILSPRFAPDGKRIAYVSFEQKRPRIFIQHIDTGRREQLTNFEGLNGAPAWSPDGTRLAFVLSKDGNPDIYVMNLGSRQISRVTSGQGINTEPFWGKDGSTIYFTSDRGGKPQIYKTNINGGGAERVTFIGNYNANPKLSADEKTLVMIHRQDGFTNFRVAAQDLQRGTVKILTDTNLDESATVAPNGTMVIYATAQQGRGVLMLVSINGRVRLPLPTAQGEVREPSWSPYLN
- the pal gene encoding peptidoglycan-associated lipoprotein Pal, whose amino-acid sequence is MEMLKFGKFAALALAMAVAVGCSSKGGDNAGQGAVDPNAGYGANTGAVDGSLSEEAALRAITTFYFEYDSSDLKPEAMRALDVHAKDLKANGNRVVLEGNTDERGTREYNMALGERRAKAVQRYLVLQGVSPAQLELVSYGKERPVATGHDEQSWAQNRRVELRK
- the ybgF gene encoding tol-pal system protein YbgF, yielding MRTCRRAVTVLALSIMPLAAFAAVPVVDDNSGYNNSGGSYPPAGYGTNGAYAGSGASAPVSAQGELFNQLQRMQEQIAQQQGVIEVLQNDVARMKQESLERYQDLDRRIGSGVAPAAAAPDNSSSGGNTNAAAGAAPAAQAPAASSEPGDPAKEKLYYDAAFDLIKAKDFDKASQAFGAFLRKYPNSQYAGNAQYWLGEVNLAKGDLQGAGQAFAKVSQLYPKHAKVPDSLYKLADVERRLGHTDKVKGILQQVVSQYPGTSAAQLAQRDLQRM
- the queE gene encoding 7-carboxy-7-deazaguanine synthase QueE, whose amino-acid sequence is MQDTLRITEVFYSLQGETRTAGLPTVFVRLTGCPLRCQYCDSAYAFSGGTLMSLDSILEQVASYRPRYVCVTGGEPLAQPNAIPLLKRLCDAGYEVSIETSGSMDISPVDTRVSRVVDLKTPGSKEVHRNRYENIEQLTANDQVKFVICSREDYDWSVSKLIQYGLEKRAGEVLFSPSHHDLPARELADWIVADNLPVRLQMQLHKYLWNDEPGR
- the queC gene encoding 7-cyano-7-deazaguanine synthase QueC — translated: MTTQASTEKKAVILLSGGLDSATVVAMARAQGYSCYTMSFDYGQRHRAELQAAARVARDLGAIEHKVIGLNLNGIGGSALTDSSIDVPETPGEGIPVTYVPARNTVFLSLALGWAEVLGARDIFIGVNAVDYSGYPDCRPEFVEAFETLANLATKAGVEGDGFRIQAPLQNLSKADIVREGVRLGVDYSLTVSCYQADADGFACGKCDSCRLRAEGFAAAGIDDPTKYF
- a CDS encoding IS256 family transposase → MTKPTIALTELVEKGADADLLKQMIQFVAQRMMEFDVEGLCGAGFDVKSPDRTNSRNGYRDRLWQTRAGDVDLKIPKLRQGSYFPGFLEPRRTAEKAMAAVIQEAYIQGVSTRSVDELVKAMGMSGISKSQVSRLAGEIDERVHAFLDRPLEGDWPYLWIDATYVKVREAGRIVSVAVIIAVAVNTNGGREVLGMRVGPSEAEPFWTDFLRSLMRRGLRGVKLVISDAHEGLKAAVSKVFHATWQRCRVHFMRNAMAHVGKGQRTMVAALLRTVFAQDSRTECHQQWRLVAEQLREKYPKIATLMDGCEDEVLAHMAFPKAHRQQLHSTNPLERLNAEIKRRTEVVGIFPNDPAITRLVGAMLLEQNDEWCLQRRYMQLEAFEAVSDNPQAKLSAVIN
- a CDS encoding transposase, producing the protein MSRRRLTFTPTFKREAANLVLDQVHSCLEAAKSLDVNESLLRRWVAQLQLERGGVTPTAKAFTPEQQTIQELQARIYAHLTPAASY